The Ignavibacteriales bacterium DNA window GCAGCAATCGACGATCCTGGATTCACTCAGCGTGGCGAACGCAGTGTTGCCCGACCCTGTAAACGACAGTATAATCTACGTTGGCGGTCTTCAATTCTTTCCTCAACACGTTCGAATAATGAAAACCACGGACAAAGGGGCTCACTGGAAAGCAATGGACGCGAACTATCCGCAGCCAACCAGTTGGGTCGTTGCTTTGGTGAGCGACAAAGCCCATCCGAACCGCATCATCGCAGGGAGTGCAGGCGAGATATGTCGGTCAACGGATGCCGGGGAGACCTGGTCGATGGTGCGGAGTTTGACATCACTTACCTGCATCGTCAATGACAAATCCAACCCGGACTTGATGTATGCGGGATGCCACACGGGCGTGATTGTGCGGTCCACAGATGGTGGAGCGACCTGGAACGATTTCAGCGAAGGTATCCGTGGTCTGGACATCACGTCGATGGATCTGGATTCTCAAAACCAGGTACTCTATGCCGGAACACGAACAAACGGTGCCTTTCGGCGGCAGCTGCCGATAAGTGCAGGTGGCGGAGCCGTTACCCATCGCGTTGCGCTTCCCCCGGGCTGGAACATGATCTCGAGCTATGTCATGCCAAAGGACTCAACTATTGATTCAGTGATGGTTCACCTTCACACGAAACCACTGGTCATGAAGAACGGTGCCGGCCAGGTATATTGGCCCGCGTTGGGGATCAATACAATCGGCAAGTGGAATTATCGTTCAGGGTATCAGCTCTTCATGAACGCACCGGATACGATTGTCATGACCGGTCCAGAAGTCGCCCCCCAGTCGACTCCGATCCCTCTCACAAAAGGATGGAGCATGATCAGCTATTTACGTAATAGCCCGATGCGCGCAGACTCTGTTTTTGGCATTCTTCAAGACGCAGGCGTCGTGGTCAAGGATAATGCGGGAGAAGTCTACTGGGCGGGTATGGGATTCAATACTCTATTTACAGCGAAGCCCGGCCAAGGGTATTGGATCAATGTGCGGTCTGATGTCACGTTCACCTATTCTCAGAATGCCTGGCCGGCACCGGCGGATCAAGTCTCAAAAAGAGGTACCACTTCGCTTGCCGCAAACGGAAACACAATCCATTACACTCCACCTTCAACCAGCACAGGTTCAAATGCTCTTCTCGTTGTTCGCGGCGACGAACTGCGCGAGGGGGATGAGATCGCGGTCAGAACGAGGTCTGGCCTCATCGCTGGCAGCGGCCGGGTCTCCAATGGCAGTGCGCTCGTGACGATCTGGGGAGACGATCCAACGACAGAGAATATCGATGGCGCAATCGCCGAGGAGCCGCTCACACTGGTATGTTGGTCCGTGGCCCGTGGCTCTGAACGAATTCCTCAGGTTCAGACTGTTGTGGATGGCCTTGGCACGCAGGAACAACGAGCGCTCAGGTACAGCAAGGACGCGGCACTGATTATGACGATCGCGGGGGAAGAAACCGCTCTCCCGCAGAATTTCGAGCTCGGGCAAAATTATCCGAACCCCTTCAATCCATCGACGAGCATCACGTTCGCGCTTCCTGTGGCGTCCAGCGTCTCCCTCAAGATATTCGATGTACTTGGCAAAGAAGTCGCCACGCTGGTGCAGGAGAGCCGCCAACCCGGCATTTACACGGAACGGTGGGATGCATCGGCGATGTCCAGCGGCATCTATTTCTATCAACTCCGGGCAGGGAACAACATCGCAATCCGCAAAATGCTCCTGCTGAAGTGAACATTGTCGCAGGACTCGCGAGCAACAGGGAGTTCCCTGTTGTGAACAGTTCTGCATCGTCATGTTTTGAACGACCCCCTCATTCGTTTCATGGGGCGCAATCGATCCTGTGAACAGGAAATACGAAGGCAGCCTATGCGTAACAACCACACCTCGACTTCCATCCTGAAACGCTTCAGTTTGACATGTGCGTTCTTTCTCAGCCTCATGTCCTCGCTGCACGCCCAGCAGTGGATTTCTTCCTACAAGGAGGCGATTCAGAATGCCGGGGTCATCGTCACGGCAAGTGTTGGGAAACTTCAATCCGAATGGATCGAAGATGCTCGCGGCAAACACATTTATACCCACGTCGGACTTCGCGTGATGTCCACACTCAAAGGGGAAACATCCGGGCAGGATATCGTGCTCACCGTTATCGGCGGCACGGTGGGAGACATCACCGAAGAAGCGATCCCGTCCCCCACGTTCAAGGAGGGGGAGCAATGCATGGTCCTTCTCCAGCAAGGGGGAAATGCCCTCGTCAGTGGAGAATTTGGGAAGATCGAGTTCGGTCACGGGGTCGCGTACTGCGAGAATATGGTAGTCTCGATCGATGCCCTCACGCAAGCAGTCGAAGAAATCATCCGAACACCTGCCCTTCACGCTTCATTGCGTGAAGTGCTCGAGCAGAAAGTATTGTTATCCACCCTCCCCATGAACAGCACTCCCCGCCAATCCGGACTTCAGGATGCTGCGCCGGTGATTTCATCGATCACTCCTCCGAAGGCATCGTCAGGGACCTCGACGCTAGTGACGATCAAAGGAAAGAACTTCCTCACTGCGCAGTCATCCGGCAATGTCACATTCTATGATGTCACCACGGGGGGCACGCTGGGAGAGATCACGGCCTGGAGTGATACCCAGATTGTGTGCGTGGTCCCGGGTGAGGGAATGATTTGCAGCGGTCCACTGGTCGTGACGAATGGGAACGGAGTGAAGAGCAACGACTTCAATTTCCTCGTCTCCTTTTCGTACCGCCAGATGAGATGGCCGGGGCTCCAGCCGGTCGTCAAGTACTTTGTCAACCCGAATGCGCCTGATTCAACCGGACTCATTGCAGCGGTCAACAGCGCTGCCGCAACATGGAACAAGTTGGGGTCGGCCATGACTCTTAAGTATGGAGGGACTCATACCTCGACTGCGTCGTCTTTCAATGGTGTCAACGAAGTGTTGTGGGGTGAGCCCCTTCCCGGGGCCACTGCAAGCGTCCTGATCTGGCATCGCGGAGCAGACATCCTTGAAACCGACATGACGTTTTCTTCAAAGATGTCGTGGACCACGAACGGCAACGGAACATCAACGGTCGATGTGCAAGCTATCGCACTCCATGAGTTCGGTCATTTCATTGTCCTCGGAGACTTGTATGGTCGTGTCGGAGACGGGATCAATGATGACGCAAAAACGATGGGAGGCGGTGCTGATTCAGTGTCAACCACTCTCCGCAGCAGGTCTGTGTTTTCCGATGACGCGGCAGGCTCACTCTGGACCTATGGTCCCCCGGGAAGCATGGTCCCTGCACCTGTTATTGCTCCATCGAGTTTTTCGAATCAGACCCCATTGAGCATCAAGATGTTCTGCTCGTCACCCGATGTGACGATCCGGTATTCGACGGACGGGAGCGAGCCGACAGCACTTTCTGACGTCTATTATGTCCCCATTTCCCTCAATGCCTATGCAGGCGGGACGATCAAAGCGAAGGGGTTCAAGGATGGCTGGGTCGCCAGCCCGACAACTTCGATACAGTTGACTTCAGCGATGCCGCAACACAAGCCTCAGTTCACCCTCAAGCTGCGCGATACGAGCATCGTGGCAAATCAAAACTTCACGTTCACGTACCGCGCTTCAGATTCCAACAACGATACTCTCGTATATTCTCTGGTCAATGCACCTTCGGGCTCTTCACTCACCAAGACCGGTATGTTCACGTGGACGCCATCGTACAAGCAATGGGGGTCATTTCTAATTACGGCTGTGGTGAGCGATGGAAGATGGACCGATACGGCGCGAGCCACGATCACCGTCACAAAAGTGAATCTGAAGCCAACGATCATCTCGCGAACGCCTGCTGTCATTGCTCAATCGATCATGAACAAGAGTGTGACGTTTGGTGTGAGCGCGAGCGATCAAAATGGTGACGCACTTGCGTACACATGGCGTGTCAACGGGCTCACCGAAAAATCGGGTCTGGATTCAACCTTCTCACGTATGTTCAGTGGAACTGCGGGAGATGCTGAGAATGTGATATGCATTGCGACTGATCCGGGGGGCCTGAAGGATTCGACGATCTGGAGTTTTACGCTGATCACGGACACCGTCCTTGCACCCCCGGCAAGCTGGGCATTTCGGTCGAAGACAGGACGGACCTGCACCATCGCCGCCTACAATGGTATGCGTCCCACTATCGGGACGCGGGCATTCAGAAGCGGCGACGCCGTGGGCGCATTTTTCCAGCGCAACGATTCTCTCATTTGTGGCGGCTATGGCACATGGCAGGCTCAGAGCACGATTAACCCGCAAGCCGAAAGTGTGGTTATCACAATGTGGGGAGATGATGATCAAACGACGATGAAAGACGGTTTTGCGGAAGGGGAAAATATCATCTTCAAGATATGGGATTCGAGAGCGGGTGTTGAATACAAAACCTCGGCCGCATGGAAGGACCCGTATGCGGCGGGCCCCCCTCAGAATTCCACATTCTCCACAAACGCGGTGTACATGTTTTACCAGTTGGAAACAGTTCTCAATGGTAAGCCCTCGTTTGTGTCCAAGTTGGGAAACGTTACAGTGGCACAGAATCAGACGCTCAGTTTCACCTACACCGCCACGGATCCAAACAACGATGCCGTGACGTTCAGCCTCGTCAATCCCCCTGTCGGTGCCTCCATCACAACCCTTGGTGTCTTCAACTGGAAGCCGACGACATCGCAACTTGGAGGTTATTCAATCATTGCGGTTGTGAGTGACGGATCGCTGACAGATACCGCACTGGCGACGGTGACGGTGAAGATGCTGAATGTGAAGCCTACATTTGTATTGAAAATGCGGGATACATCGGTTGTGCAGAATCAGACACTCAGCTTCGCCTACACCGCCAGCGATGCGAACAACGATACGCTGAGATACAGCCTGGTCAACCCGCCCCCGGGGGCGACGATAACGACGGCAGGGGTCTTCAGCTGGAAACCGACAACGACACAACTGGGGGCATATTCTATCGTGGCGGTTGTGAGCGACGGTTTGCTGGCGGATACAACACAAGCAAAGGTGGCAGTGAAGATGTTGAATGTGAAACCGACATTTGTATCGAAGCTGCAGGACACAACGGTAGTGCAGAACCAGACGCTGACATTCACTTTCATGGCGACAGATCCGAACGGTGATACGTTGAGATTCAATCTGGTCAACCCTCCGAGCGGAGCAACCCTCACTCCCTTGGGGGTTTTCAGTTGGAAGCCGACGTCCGACCAGATTGGTGTCCACCCGATCGTAATCATGGTGAGCGACGGAGCACTGGCAGACACGGCCCGGTCAACAGTAACAGTTACAGGTATGTCCGTTCCCTCCTCATGGAGTTATGGAAGCAACACTGGCAAGAATTGTACTATTGCAATCAATACATCGATTGACCCGAAGATCGGGTCACAAGCCTTCCGGATGGGGGATGCTGTAGGAGTATTCTACAAGAGAAACGATTCATTGATCTGCGGGGGTTATGCGGTGTGGATGAGACAGAATGCGGCGATCACGGCTTGGGGGGATGACAGCCAGACGTCTATAAAAGACGGCTTCTCTGAGGGTGAGGCTCTCACGTTCAAGGTATGGGATTCGAAAGGGGGTAAGATCTTCGATGCGACGGTACAGTTCTCGCAGGGCACGCCAACGTACACGACAAACGGGCTCTGCATCCTGAGTTCGCTCGTTGCCTCAACAGCAGTCTTCGTCGAAGACCAGAATCCTGTGATCCCCGGTTCATTCATCCTCTATCAGAATTATCCTAATCCCTTCAACCCGGCAACATACATTAGCTACGCGGTGGGGGACCGAAGTTCTGTGTTGATGGAAGTCTTTGATATGCTTGGTAGACGCGTCGCTGTTTTGGTCGATGGAATTGCTCTGCCAGGTGTCCATACCGTGCGCTGGGATGCCACATCATCTCCAAGCGGCGTTTACACCTATCGTCTTCGGGCAGGAGAGCTCACTCAATCCAGGCGAATGACGTTGATGAAGTAGAACAGCAGAGCGGTCGTGACATGCGCGGCCGCTCCTTGCGGCTCTTCGTTGATTGTCGTCGATAAACGCCCGGGCGGCACATCACGCCGTTCCTGTTACTCTCTCACCGCAAAGCAGCTTGCACCACAACACATCCTTCCGTACATTACCTTTGAACTTGTTCGGGGTGTAGCGCAGTCCGGTTAGCGCACCTGCCTTGGGCGCAGGGGGTCGCAGGTTCGAATCCTGTCACCCCGACGAAACAGCAATCCGCTTCATGATTCAGTATTGGATAATCCCGCACACCAACGAGAAGGGGAGTCAGATAACTCTGAAAGTGCCGCTTCTTTGGTTCCGATCACGGCGATCTCCGCATCATTTCACGAGTTCCCACTGTTAAGAATGACATAAATCACGCCTGCGTATTGCCTTTCGCCAAAGTAATTGATAAGTTTCTCCGTCAAGTTGGCAGAAGCTCAAAAACATGTCTTCCCGGAGAAGACATTGTGGTGTTCTGCAATTTCGGGAGCGGATTATCCAGTGAATCAAAAGGCTCTAATCGTCGATGATGAGGATTTCTTCCGCAAGATGGTCGTGATGGGCTTCGAGCGGAATGGGTACACCGTTTTTCAGGCAGACAACGGCGAGGATGCCGTCAAGATTGCCGGAGCCGAATTGCCCGATCTCATCCTCCTCGATCTTGTCATGCCCAAACTCCTCGGTTTCGAAGTCTGCCAGATGCTGCGCAACGATGACCGGTTCTCGAAAACAGCCATCATCATCATGTCTGCGAAATCGTATCAGCCAGACATGGACAAAGCTGCTGAATTGGGGGCTGACGCATATGTCGTCAAGCCATTCGAGCTCAACGACCTGCTGAAGACTGCCAGTGACCACGTGAACAAACGCAAGAACTCGAAATGATGAAGGTCCGTTTCTGGGGAACCCGCGGTTCCATTGCAACACCCGGTTCTTCGACGATGCGGTATGGCGGAAATACCTCGTGCGTTGAATTGCGTGCAGGGTCCCACGTCCTCGTGTTCGATGCCGGCACAGGCATGCGGGAGCTCGGCAACCAACTCATCAAGGAGTTCGCGTCCAAACCGTTGACCGTGCACGTCTTCATCAGCCACACGCACTGGGATCACATCCAGGGGTTTCCTTTCTTCCTTCCTGCGTACGAAAAGAAAAATACCATCCACCTCTACGGCCCCCCGGGGCGCGACAAGTCGCTCGACAAGATTCTCACAATTCAGATGGACTCCGATTACTTCCCTGTTGAACTTGGGGCGATGAGCGCAGACCTTCACGTCCACGAATTGCGTGAAGATTTTACCATCGATGAACTCTCTGTGCGGCACTTCTACCTGAATCATCCTGCACTCTGCCTCGCGTACCGGGTTTCGGACGGGAAATCGAGCGTGGTGTACGCAACCGACAACGAGCCGTATCAGGGAACGCTGTTCAAGCATACCCAGAATCCAGCGACCGCGTTGGACTTCCCGACCTACCTTGACGAGAAGTTCGTGGATTTTCTTTCTGACGCAGACCTTCTGATCGGCGAGGCTCAGTACACATCCGATGAGTACGAAGAGAAACGTGGGTGGGGACATTCCCCGTTGGAATCGGTTGCGCGGTTTGCCGTCCAGGCCAACGTGAAGAAGTTCGCTCTCTTTCATCACGATCCGCTCCACGACGATGCGTTTGTGGATACCATGGTCAAAGAGGCGGGCCAGATCACGAAACACTATAACGGGACGACCGAATGTATCGGCGCCCGCGAGGGACTCGAACTCGATCTCCCGTAAGACATCCACGCGCCTCTCCCCGGTTGCAGCAAATTCCTGACATCACTCCTTCACTTCGGGGATTTCCATCCTCATGAGAACCTCGCACTCATTTGCAGTTCTTTTTGTGTTCATTCTTGCATCGGACCCTCTTCCCGCGCAGCTCAAATTCTCGGAACACTCTCTGCTCAGCAGCCCGGAATACGTCAAACACCAGATTCAGATCATCGATGACGCCGGCCTTTTCAACGCGTTGCGGCTGGATCAGCCGGCGTTGGGGGACGTTGATGCTTCGGTACGGCAGAAGGACTACGCCGGGGCCTTCCGCGCCTGGGGATCATACTGGGACTCCAAACAGCAGCCGAAGTACGCAACCCAAACCTACCACCTGCTCACCGATACAGAAATGTTGATGGGTTATGAAGATGTCCGGGCTTATGCATCGCGCCATAGGGACGAGAGCGATACAGTTCTGGTCCGAGCATCGCTCATTCTCAAGAACATTTTCCGGCCATGGGGGGACGTTGTTGTCGAGTTCGGGCCAAAGGTGGATTTCAACAGAGAGGTAGGACAATCAGGGAAGTACGGTTTTCACTACTGGGGCTGGTCGAAGGCTCTGATACTCGCTCATCTGAATACCGGCGATCAGCTTTATCTCGCCAAGTTTGATGAACTGTTCCATCAATGGTATGAGCAGCGGAACGACATCACGCGGGGTTTTCCCGAACTCGACGTCGTGTACTACGAGCTGGGACTGGGTGTCAGGAACAGGATGTTCATCGAGTACTATTTTCTGCCATATGCGCAGCGGTCGACGCGTACCCACGAACGGATGTTGAAGACGATTCTTGCCGCAGGCCGGTGGCTCTATCAGCTCGAACAATGGGAGGGATATCGCCCCGGAAACTGGCAGATCCACGGGAGCTACATGCTCGCTCAGCTCGGTATGGTGTTTTCTGAATTCAAGGAATCGCAGGAGTGGCTGAAGCTCGGGCTGCAGAGGCTTGAAGAGCATTTGCGACAGGATTTTTTTGTCGACGGCGGTCACTCGGAACGGGCGCCGAGGAACTACACGCAAGCAACATATCTTTCGTATCGCAACCTTTACTATTTGCTCTCAGTCTATCGCAATCGGAAGGACCTCGAGCGGGAAATCCGCCAGCGAATGGGAAACACGATCGACTGGTGGATTACCATGCTGGCTCCAACAGGGGAGATTCCGGCGATCAACGACAGCCATCGAGGGCTTTTTCCGGCCTTTATTCTTCAGGATGGAGCGGAGTTTTATAATAAGCCGTATGTCTATGGTGTCCTGAATAATCTTTTCGGCATCGCCTCCAATGCAGCGGCAAGCACACTCCCTCCGTTTGCGTCGCGTCATATGCCTGCCTCGGGCTTCACCGTCATGAGAAGTGACTGGACGCGCGATGCGCTCTATATGAACATCAATTACGGAAAATGGAACGGCGCTCATACACATAGCGATATGCTCGATGTTGAGATCTACGCGTACGGAAAAGCCTTTGCTGTGGACGCCGGCATTGGACTGACATATGATGACCCTCTCTATATTCCATGGTATAAGTCCTCCCGGGCGCACAATATGGTAACGGTCAACGACAGGAATATGGACCGCGAGGGGATCGAAGGGGAAAACATCACGTGGAGTGCAAACCCGCTGCTTGAGTATTTCTCAGGCGAACACCGCGGATACGAAACACTTGGAGTGCATCTCCGGCGCCAGATCCTTTTTGTGAACCATCGCTATTGGGTGGTTCTTGACGAGGCCAGGTGCCGGAAGGGAGGAGATACACTTTCGTGGTACTTCCACACACCGGCAATCCCGGTCCGTGACGGTCGGGAGTATTACTGCGCCGGTCAGCCTGGTTTGCTTGTCTATCCGCTTACAGGCGGGGAAACTCCACGCGTCGGTACTTCGATGGCCGCCAGCACGCGCGACTTCACGCCGGGAAAGACCGAGCAAATCAATTGGATTGCATTCGATCAGATGTCGAAAGCCGCCAGCACGATGCGGTACAATATTCTTCTCTATCCATACCGCAATCAGCGTGCTGCTGTCGAGTATTCCGCAATATCGGAGACACACTTCCGCATCACGTCGCCCGAGGGAACAGACGATCTCTATGTTTCATCGGGCCTCACAGGGGACGGGGAGATAGAGACTGATGCCTCGGTGCTGCTCCTTCACCGGGAAGGAAACCAGCCCGTCCGCTACAGTCTTGTCAATGGGACGTACCTGCGGGTTCATGGAATGAAGGTGTGGAGTTCAACGCAGCGAGTTGGCGCAGAAGGCATTGTGCCGGATTAGGCGGGGTGGTTCTTCCTTCAACTGAGCGGGGGGCTGCTCTTCCACACTTCTGCATTCAAAGTTCAATTGTTCGGTGTTCGATGTTTTTCTGAACATCCGATATCGAACTCTGAATGTTAAAGGTGGCGTCAGGTATGCAGCGCCTCTCTAGTGTTGTGTCTCGGAAGGACCTTGAAGAAGTTCACACCAAGTCCGAGAGATCAAGGGAGAGATCAACGTAAACTCTCATGCAAAAAACACACACCCCTCGGTCCCCTCTCGCGCCCCACGTCCCCGCACACGAGAGGGGACGTGTGATTCCTTGGTTCAAGCCTGCATTTGATCTTTTTCGAAGTTTGAACAGTCCCCTCTGTGCGGTTGCTTGTGTGTCAGGGAGAGGGGATGTATGGGGTGTGTGCTTTTTCAGCAGTCTTCTACAGCCCGGTGAGCCGTGCACTGATCTCCCACAATCGCGCGCGGAGGGGAGCATCATGGGTGACCGGCGATGACGGTGATTCCTGTCTCTCCTGGAAGTACTTCCCTGTCACTCCGTCGACCTCCGGTGAGGTGACCAGATAGAGGAGAGTCTCAGCCCCATCCGCTGTGCTCGCACCGGTGATATTGAACCCGGTCCTCAGGAGCTTC harbors:
- a CDS encoding T9SS type A sorting domain-containing protein, with the protein product MKAITRAVHHFTLLFLFVAMPSLGQTSSTSGWEPIGPAGAGLADLIRFPETGTLLAATNAGPSQIYKSTDDGSTWTWFSEVKTPDGWYCAFASLVYNPRDTNEIVGFPTGPVWAWPKDRSMDTNCCFFARSTDGGKSWERHKFRGEFGWSYTPARMRVDASGAITIAGYGVNELDATLGRQPFIARSTDGGKAWSFRRYPNSLIGETIIYAVTVDPSDSNIVYVGGTLSHGDGSAEPVLLKTTNNGVTWSSLLMFQGTTVYDVRCHPQTPSTIYVATDAVTFVSTDRGISWNPKVAGWLSRPARDIGLDPTNSSVVYAYNYRERVTRSTDGGSTWTVLGTVALGSSVSKIIIHPAKGYKLYAATAEGCFKSENAGQNWYPGNGGLYSAEIRAIRCVPDNPQVVYLSKFGTGILRTANATAPVGKGGLTWERLPNFLTADNIDHIAVTGGTSPTIYTLQSDNGGANVVTKSTDGGYMWHEIDRTIASFDINCTRSLYLAGAGVFQSEPVKRMALRWSSDDGRTWQQSTILDSLSVANAVLPDPVNDSIIYVGGLQFFPQHVRIMKTTDKGAHWKAMDANYPQPTSWVVALVSDKAHPNRIIAGSAGEICRSTDAGETWSMVRSLTSLTCIVNDKSNPDLMYAGCHTGVIVRSTDGGATWNDFSEGIRGLDITSMDLDSQNQVLYAGTRTNGAFRRQLPISAGGGAVTHRVALPPGWNMISSYVMPKDSTIDSVMVHLHTKPLVMKNGAGQVYWPALGINTIGKWNYRSGYQLFMNAPDTIVMTGPEVAPQSTPIPLTKGWSMISYLRNSPMRADSVFGILQDAGVVVKDNAGEVYWAGMGFNTLFTAKPGQGYWINVRSDVTFTYSQNAWPAPADQVSKRGTTSLAANGNTIHYTPPSTSTGSNALLVVRGDELREGDEIAVRTRSGLIAGSGRVSNGSALVTIWGDDPTTENIDGAIAEEPLTLVCWSVARGSERIPQVQTVVDGLGTQEQRALRYSKDAALIMTIAGEETALPQNFELGQNYPNPFNPSTSITFALPVASSVSLKIFDVLGKEVATLVQESRQPGIYTERWDASAMSSGIYFYQLRAGNNIAIRKMLLLK
- a CDS encoding Ig-like domain-containing protein; its protein translation is MRNNHTSTSILKRFSLTCAFFLSLMSSLHAQQWISSYKEAIQNAGVIVTASVGKLQSEWIEDARGKHIYTHVGLRVMSTLKGETSGQDIVLTVIGGTVGDITEEAIPSPTFKEGEQCMVLLQQGGNALVSGEFGKIEFGHGVAYCENMVVSIDALTQAVEEIIRTPALHASLREVLEQKVLLSTLPMNSTPRQSGLQDAAPVISSITPPKASSGTSTLVTIKGKNFLTAQSSGNVTFYDVTTGGTLGEITAWSDTQIVCVVPGEGMICSGPLVVTNGNGVKSNDFNFLVSFSYRQMRWPGLQPVVKYFVNPNAPDSTGLIAAVNSAAATWNKLGSAMTLKYGGTHTSTASSFNGVNEVLWGEPLPGATASVLIWHRGADILETDMTFSSKMSWTTNGNGTSTVDVQAIALHEFGHFIVLGDLYGRVGDGINDDAKTMGGGADSVSTTLRSRSVFSDDAAGSLWTYGPPGSMVPAPVIAPSSFSNQTPLSIKMFCSSPDVTIRYSTDGSEPTALSDVYYVPISLNAYAGGTIKAKGFKDGWVASPTTSIQLTSAMPQHKPQFTLKLRDTSIVANQNFTFTYRASDSNNDTLVYSLVNAPSGSSLTKTGMFTWTPSYKQWGSFLITAVVSDGRWTDTARATITVTKVNLKPTIISRTPAVIAQSIMNKSVTFGVSASDQNGDALAYTWRVNGLTEKSGLDSTFSRMFSGTAGDAENVICIATDPGGLKDSTIWSFTLITDTVLAPPASWAFRSKTGRTCTIAAYNGMRPTIGTRAFRSGDAVGAFFQRNDSLICGGYGTWQAQSTINPQAESVVITMWGDDDQTTMKDGFAEGENIIFKIWDSRAGVEYKTSAAWKDPYAAGPPQNSTFSTNAVYMFYQLETVLNGKPSFVSKLGNVTVAQNQTLSFTYTATDPNNDAVTFSLVNPPVGASITTLGVFNWKPTTSQLGGYSIIAVVSDGSLTDTALATVTVKMLNVKPTFVLKMRDTSVVQNQTLSFAYTASDANNDTLRYSLVNPPPGATITTAGVFSWKPTTTQLGAYSIVAVVSDGLLADTTQAKVAVKMLNVKPTFVSKLQDTTVVQNQTLTFTFMATDPNGDTLRFNLVNPPSGATLTPLGVFSWKPTSDQIGVHPIVIMVSDGALADTARSTVTVTGMSVPSSWSYGSNTGKNCTIAINTSIDPKIGSQAFRMGDAVGVFYKRNDSLICGGYAVWMRQNAAITAWGDDSQTSIKDGFSEGEALTFKVWDSKGGKIFDATVQFSQGTPTYTTNGLCILSSLVASTAVFVEDQNPVIPGSFILYQNYPNPFNPATYISYAVGDRSSVLMEVFDMLGRRVAVLVDGIALPGVHTVRWDATSSPSGVYTYRLRAGELTQSRRMTLMK
- a CDS encoding response regulator yields the protein MNQKALIVDDEDFFRKMVVMGFERNGYTVFQADNGEDAVKIAGAELPDLILLDLVMPKLLGFEVCQMLRNDDRFSKTAIIIMSAKSYQPDMDKAAELGADAYVVKPFELNDLLKTASDHVNKRKNSK
- a CDS encoding MBL fold metallo-hydrolase — encoded protein: MMKVRFWGTRGSIATPGSSTMRYGGNTSCVELRAGSHVLVFDAGTGMRELGNQLIKEFASKPLTVHVFISHTHWDHIQGFPFFLPAYEKKNTIHLYGPPGRDKSLDKILTIQMDSDYFPVELGAMSADLHVHELREDFTIDELSVRHFYLNHPALCLAYRVSDGKSSVVYATDNEPYQGTLFKHTQNPATALDFPTYLDEKFVDFLSDADLLIGEAQYTSDEYEEKRGWGHSPLESVARFAVQANVKKFALFHHDPLHDDAFVDTMVKEAGQITKHYNGTTECIGAREGLELDLP
- a CDS encoding alginate lyase family protein, whose amino-acid sequence is MRTSHSFAVLFVFILASDPLPAQLKFSEHSLLSSPEYVKHQIQIIDDAGLFNALRLDQPALGDVDASVRQKDYAGAFRAWGSYWDSKQQPKYATQTYHLLTDTEMLMGYEDVRAYASRHRDESDTVLVRASLILKNIFRPWGDVVVEFGPKVDFNREVGQSGKYGFHYWGWSKALILAHLNTGDQLYLAKFDELFHQWYEQRNDITRGFPELDVVYYELGLGVRNRMFIEYYFLPYAQRSTRTHERMLKTILAAGRWLYQLEQWEGYRPGNWQIHGSYMLAQLGMVFSEFKESQEWLKLGLQRLEEHLRQDFFVDGGHSERAPRNYTQATYLSYRNLYYLLSVYRNRKDLEREIRQRMGNTIDWWITMLAPTGEIPAINDSHRGLFPAFILQDGAEFYNKPYVYGVLNNLFGIASNAAASTLPPFASRHMPASGFTVMRSDWTRDALYMNINYGKWNGAHTHSDMLDVEIYAYGKAFAVDAGIGLTYDDPLYIPWYKSSRAHNMVTVNDRNMDREGIEGENITWSANPLLEYFSGEHRGYETLGVHLRRQILFVNHRYWVVLDEARCRKGGDTLSWYFHTPAIPVRDGREYYCAGQPGLLVYPLTGGETPRVGTSMAASTRDFTPGKTEQINWIAFDQMSKAASTMRYNILLYPYRNQRAAVEYSAISETHFRITSPEGTDDLYVSSGLTGDGEIETDASVLLLHREGNQPVRYSLVNGTYLRVHGMKVWSSTQRVGAEGIVPD